A region from the Triticum aestivum cultivar Chinese Spring chromosome 3D, IWGSC CS RefSeq v2.1, whole genome shotgun sequence genome encodes:
- the LOC123080548 gene encoding CASP-like protein 5B3, with translation MKRVAGSPGTWSGMALRLSQCVFAAASTFAMVSGFGYSNYSAFFYLIAALILQLMWSLRLAYKDIFALRNKKDLHTRDNLLFIVIVDWVVAIFMFSGSCASASLTILFMWDVNLCNAYSRLACRQFALSVVLAFITWLLQAASSFSGFWLLISFF, from the exons aTGAAGCGCGTGGCGGGGAGCCCGGGGACATGGAGCGGCATGGCGCTACGGCTGTCGCAGTGCGtcttcgccgccgcctccaccttcGCCATGGTCTCGGGCTTCGGCTACTCCAACTACAGCGCCTTCTT CTACTTGATTGCAGCGTTGATCCTGCAGCTTATGTGGAGTTTGCGCCTTGCTTATAAGGATATCTTTGCTCTAAGGAATAAAAAGGATCTTCACACCCGGGATAATCTATTGTTCATTGTTATAGTTGACTGG GTCGTGGCGATTTTCATGTTCTCCGGATCCTGTGCCTCCGCGAGCCTGACAATTTTATTCATGTGGGATGTGAACTTATGCAACGCATATTCGCGGCTGGCCTGCCGGCAGTTCGCGCTTTCGGTCGTCCTGGCGTTCATCACATGGTTGCTGCAAGCTGCATCTTCTTTCTCAGGGTTCTGGCTACTGATTTCATTCTTCTAG